Proteins encoded together in one Dasypus novemcinctus isolate mDasNov1 chromosome 9, mDasNov1.1.hap2, whole genome shotgun sequence window:
- the PTP4A2 gene encoding protein tyrosine phosphatase type IVA 2 gives MNRPAPVEISYENMRFLITHNPTNATLNKFTEELKKYGVTTLVRVCDATYDKAPVEKEGIHVLDWPFDDGAPPPNQIVDDWLNLLKTKFREEPGCCVAVHCVAGLGRAPVLVALALIECGMKYEDAVQFIRQKRRGAFNSKQLLYLEKYRPKMRLRFRDTNGHCCVQ, from the exons ATGAACCGCCCAGCCCCTGTGGAGATCTCCTATGAGAACATGCGTTTTCTGATAACTCACAACCCTACCAATGCTACCCTCAACAAGTTCACAGAG gAACTTAAGAAGTATGGAGTAACAACTTTGGTTCGAGTTTGTGATGCTACATATGATAAAGCTCCAGTTGAAAAAGAAGGCATCCACGTTCTA GATTGGCCATTTGATGATGGAGCTCCACCCCCTAATCAGATAGTAGATGATTGGCTAAACTTACTAAAAACCAAATTTCGTGAAGAGCCAGGTTGCTGTGTTGCAGTGCATTGTGTTGCAGGATTGGGAAG GGCACCTGTGTTAGTTGCACTTGCTTTGATTGAATGTGGAATGAAGTACGAAGATGCAGTTCAGTTTATAAGACA aaaaagaagaggagcattCAATTCCAAACAGCTGCTTTACCTGGAGAAATATCGACCTAAGATGAGATTACGCTTTAGAGATACCAATGGGCATTGCTGTGTTCAGTAG